tgaagaaggattaaagcctaaaatttgacccatgatgaatatgtgtgtattttgatgtttaattattttgatgtttaatggtagaaaatgtatgtttgatgttagataaacaacatttacaaagtgatttttgatgaaaatgtcaaaaaggggacctatttgtaaaaggttataaaatgtatggtaaaatatgaataaataaaaaatgtgggcttttatgagcatgaaaaaggttcggctaggcttggattgtgaagaaattgaaataaattcattttacgagcctagaaactaaattgtaaaatgttgaaaagttaagggcaaaaatgtaaatttttccataatgtgttttttagctgaattgaataatgtgatgattaaataagttaaatgtggtattatagatcaagaaaaacaaagttcgggTTTAGACCGAGGGAAGAACAAAATAACTGACAAATAGATCTTTTTGGTCgttttttgtaaccgaggtaagttcgtatgttaaattagctttattataattgtattttaaatgatttaatactTCATGAATTGTTTAAATGACTCTATGGACACGTTCGACGACATTTTGGCGAGCGAGAAATTCTAATCAAACCTTaagaataaattaggatacaagtgacatgtcactagggttgtatgttatgtgatccaagtgctggtcctgtacgtcctacagGTGGAAGAGTATATCGGCATATGTTGctgttacttgacagcttgtgtgagcagcaccgagtAGTCACTTCTttactaacagcttgtgtgagtaggcccgttaatggctcgagagcaagcatatatgtgttatgagatagaggtagcaatggctacatatgtggcaccttgtcTGAAAGgttttcccgagtatccgatattattattccgagtggttcattgggtataacAATGATGAGAcaagtatgaaattattacgagATAGTACAGGTACGTGCTTAAAGCTTGTGATTATTAATTCgtgaaatgatgatttcaaggtacgttgtgatggaagtgaattatgattatgagattatggtaaattacattatcttatgttatattacttgcatgttaatgtatggtaaggtttggTTATTTTTTTCATACGAGCTTTCTAACCTATATAGctgactccattttattttccatgttttgtagTGTCATCAAGccagctcgggttggagattatCGGAGTtcgtatcacactatcaaactattattttgggtaccgatgattttaaacattttgagaatatggcatgtatagggacttggtcatttggttatatgTGACATCATGAtctggccaaatatattggcctgtaattgtcaaaggcttgatatggtatttggccatgtaacttggctcattgtggttgaattggttgtaagcttgtatatatacatatatgcatgcaCGTGCAATTATCTCTTAtatgatgtggtttataaatgcttgataaatggttgaatgtggcttaatggttttgttgttgaatggttaagatCGACGGCTCATTGGTATGCTAGTAAAACTAGGTAAAATCATGCATATTATTGGTAGCCATATTGGGACTtgtagaatgtgagtttggtatgatttggtttaaCAAAATATGATGTTGCAAATATGTTGAGTGTGGATAATGGAATGACATGATTTGGCATTgtttgtggatgttttggttacCTAAATATGCCACGATTTATGCCATTAAGATTGTTGGTGTgtatgtgcaaatgagggtgacaaatggcttggtaaatagcccttactttgtccacacgggcttgtgtctaggccgtgtgtgacacacggcttgccccacgggcatgtgtttcagccgtgtgtcccctgcaccttaattttgagaaacaaaatgcgcagaattgagcacacaggcaaagacacgggcgtgtgtctcagccgtgtgagggacacgacctcaagcacgggcatgtgtcctgaccgtgtgaagtctacacctattttatgaaaattaaattaaccctATGGCTAGCACAccggtgtgtgacttggccgtgtgacttcaatttgttcatgctttgcaaaacaaagagttacacgggttagggacacgggcgtgtgtgaccacacggcctgcccacacggacgtgtgtgaccacacggcctgcccacacggacgtgtgtggccacacggcctgcccacacggacgtgtgtggccacacggcctgcccacacggacgtgtcccaaaccacacaggtgtgtgacccctatttatagcaaaaattttctaagttttgtaaaattttcttaagtgctcggtttagtcctgaaccacttccaaagcatgttttgggcctcgtaggctcctattagggactttatgattgaatacaaatgattttaatttgaatgcaaatttatgactcgatttgtatgtttgcttgcttTGTAAGTCctataatgcctcgtatcctgttccggcgttgaatacaAATAAGGGGTGTTATAGGATAAGTACAAGAAAATCTGGCAAAGTCTGCATTACTGTTTCACTTGTTATGGGGAGGGTCAAATCAATCCAATTGACCCCCAACTAATGTCGTTATGAGAACCAACTTGAACAATGCTCATACAAACCGAGCGTACTATACCTTGGTGGTGACTTGCGTATGGTGGAATCTTGAAGACAGTTAAGTCTCCTATATCTTTCTCATACACTTAGTAGGTTCTTCATGCTTAGCTAAAACTTTGGGGCATACTCTTCCTTAGGCATACTTTTTCTTCACTTGAAGATACCCTGTGATTAAATCCTTAGATATCGCCAACAAACGAATACTTTACGCTAGCATACACCAATACTCTAATTCACCAGCAAGCCAGTAGAGTGGCGGATTATGTTACCATAGTGTGCCAAAGTAGTTAACATGCATACCTCATTACCCTTTTTGGATCCGCCATTTTTTGGGTTGTGACACTATCAAAATCATGGTTCCCATCTAATTCTTCATCCtctttgttgttattatttgatgaTCCCACCTTATTTGATCTAATTCTTATAGTTGGCTGGTCATTCAAATCGAATTCAACATTCTTGCCTATTTCATCAACCCTCCAACTTGTTGAATCCTTAATCCCCAATTACACTTTCCAATTCCCTATTTCCCAAATACATTATCACAGCTTCAAATCTTTACTATTTCTAAATCACTTCCACTCAATTATGAATATCAGAAACAAAGGCAAACCCTTCACTAGAAAATGACAATGGCAAATTTTCTTTTTCCACACTAGCCTTTTCTTCCATTTTGACTAGCATTCAGAGTTTTACATTTACTTTTGTAGATACCATTCCAAGGCACTATTTCATCTATGCTttcatgaaaataaaaattttcaaatgctATGGAAAGTGTATAATGTTATCTCccaaaattgaatgaaactaGTTGAAACAATTTTGTAGGTTACTTCTCATAATGCGTGGCATTATCGACGGGCCAAAACACCTCATTTTCCTCAACAACTAAGATGTTTCGAATTGCATCACTAAAATTTACACGATAAAAGCACCACAAAATAAGActattttaagaaaatgattgTATATAAGATTCTAATTAAATTCTGGCCACATAATTGTAGCCACAATTTCCAAAGAAAATGAAGATATATAATCCATTCAAATCTAGATCATGAAAATCAAAGAAGTGTTATGGGGAACAGAAATAGCTAGGCAGTTTTCAGTCTTTGCtcatatcaatctcatactcCATAAATACACAGCGGCTTTTGAAGTCGTCAGAAAATAAAGAAACATGTCTATAATAGCGTTAACAGACTTGGAAACTACGTGTTTCCTCCTCTAACTGCCCTTAATTGCCAGCCTTGCACTCTGCACTCTACGTTATTGCAGAGCAGAGAGCTAATGTCTACATTTCCCACTTTCCCATCACCATTTAACAGCTCCCCCTTTCATCTGTCTCAGCAGCATGCTATTTAACTGCTAACTACTAGCCCAGGCCTGCTTTATCAGGCTCCAAATGTTCCGTCACTTTTAATTACCATTAATATTGTGAATGAAACCCAAAACTAAAAGCATGTAAATTTTTGGTGAATGTGGATTCCTTACCCTTAAACGATGTTTCCCCCCCACCACCCAATACCCTGGCGCATGTTAGTAGGTCCCATTGCTTACCCCAAATATACTCTCTTCATAAATCAACCACCACATGATCCTAACCCCCCACCCCATGTTCTTATTGCCCACTTATTCTCTTCtctccctttcttttttttttattgcaTATTCTTCATAAAGAAACCCATGAACATGTACCTTATATCTATTAATATTCATCCTGATTAGGGTTTCCAAGTACTTCCACGATTCCAAGCAAAACCCCATCAGTTCATTAACATATATATCCATCCGCCATAATCATTTTACAATTATCACCGGATCCCTTTCTTTATAATCCGTCTTTAAAAAATTAGTATGGGGGTATTATAGGGCAATATATATGCAAATTATATAATACCAGTACTAATAATAATCGATAGAAACAGTTTTATAAGTACAAACTAGGTAAGCTTCTTAACATGTACCGAACCAACATAGCTATAATTTAAGCATAACACTTGTATATCTAATTGTCTTTTAACTGATGTATGCATATACACTATATTCCTATCATCTTTTCTCTTCCAACTAAGATATTTCATATCTTTTGCTGTTTCTGTTTCTAATTTCtagtcttctttttttttttttcatctctttatttttattacatatgGTGATAATCGAAGGCACTAAGCGGATCAAACACTGCTTTAGCGTGTTTGGAAACCATGATTTCAGAGGCAGCCCAAAGCTTTGCAGATTCGTTGGAATTCGAACCCAGTTTGGATGTCCATGCTTCGTTGCAGTCAGCAAAGTATTTCCCACTTATATTTAGCAGTCTTGGATGCGCGGCGACGTAACAAGTCGTGGCAGCTGCCTGTACCCTCGACAAATGAAAGTCCATTGTCCATCAAAACCACCCACTTCAACTCTCATTAATCAAAAGCTTTAATTACTTAAGATATATTAGTTTACCTGAGGAATGGTTTTCAGGAGCTTGGAAGCCAAAAAGAAAACCAGATCTGCaggttaatatatattagattttaACCAGAGAGAATTGAAAGCTGAAAACATTAAATAAAATCAAATGGCATCTTCTATACGTATATACCTGTTATCAAGCCCTCACGTTCCCTGGTGAGACGGGTTCTAACAATACCTGGATGAACACAGTTCACAGTCACGTTGGCATCCACTTGCTGCATTATTGAGGGGGGAAGAAAAGATCAACAAGGCCAACATTTTCGaggaaaatataaaaacaaaggAAAACAACAAAATTTCACTTTTATGACCAAATATATAATGAAAAAGATTATTAGTATTACCTTCAATCTCTGGGCAAGCTCCTTGGTATGCAAAACGTTAGCGAGCTTCGAGAGAGCATAAGCACGTGTCGCGTCGTATTGACTGGGAACAGACAGCCAGACAAAAAACAGACACATGAATTAAAAATCGATAGGAAATGTCAAATCCAAAAGAAAAGAAACCCAATCTTCTGTAACAATCATTTACTCCTATACTATGTTCGATTCTGTCACTGTTATTTATCATTCTTCACCTTTTGCTTCTGGATATCTGGCCTATATAACGGATCATATCGCCAGAAAACCATCCATGGATACTCGACGACACATTCACTATTCTTCCTGGAACACCTGTTTGTTTAGCCGTCTTCATCATCGTGTTTAGCAACAACTTCGTCAACAAAAAATGACCTAAAAATCACATACCATAAAGTATGACCCATGTTTAGTAAAACAAATACAGGTATAAGATACAATTACGTTGAGTAATAATTACCAAGATAATTAGTGGCAAATGTCATCTCGATTCCATCCTCGGAGATTGCATGTTCATGCGCAAACTTCCCGGCGTTGTTTCTGatatcaacaaaaaaaaaaaaaaaaagcttaggtttctaattaaaaaaataaagtagGAATTAAGGAAACTAAGAGATTAAAGAGTTTACATGAGGATATTGACTGGCAAGTTAAGAGACTCCAACTCCGATACAAAATTTCGAACAGAAGTGAGTGAACTAAGATCAAGAGCCATGACAATAATTTCTGATTCAGGAAACTCGGAAACTATCCTAGCCTTTGCTTCCTCAGCGGCTTTAAGGTTCCGAGCCGGAAGCACCAACCTCGCTCCTCGTTTGGCCAAAACTCTGGCCGTCTCAGCTCCGATCCCCGACGTCGCACCTGTTTCAGTTGAACCACCCACGATCAAAacccaaaaaggaaaaaaaaaaaaaaaaggaagtttAGCCTCAGGCCGTTGAGGATTCATCAAGTACCTGTGATGATGGCTGTTATAGAGCGGAGATCAGGGCAAGTCTCGGTGGCTTCCTCGGCAGTGGACTTAGAGCCGAAGCCGCTGACTCCTGTTGAGCCGATCAGGTACTTCAGAGTCTCTAGCATTTCaacttccttttctttttcttttagatatgatacaattttTGAGTTTAAAGTTGGGTGAAGAACACACAAAATGAcgtaaaaatcattttaaaaaaacaaacagcaataaaggggtttgtttaaTCTTGTGGGATTTAAGGTTTACTATAGAAAGAAAAGATtatcaaaaatgaaaattttaggggAAAGGAGCTAAAAGCTAATCTGTTTCAAGGACAAAAGAGAAAGTGGGATCGGATTTTATAATGGAGCTAGCTTTGGTGGTGGAGAATCCaattgagagagagagagagagaatggaTTATATGTTTGTCATTTGATTGATTATATTTAACGATAAATTAACTACTTAATTAAATTATGCATGATTAGGATTTAATGGTggtgtttattttttaataaaaatgattaaattatttacttGTATTAATTGATGATCAATGGGGTTTTATTTTACTAGTGATTCCCATAATTGGTTGGAAATGATCCGCATTGTTGGAGAATTTTAGGCATAGTTTATACGGTCAAAGAGGCACAACAAATGATGGAGTGCACCCTtcgctttaaaaattttattgccTTCATATGTAGTAACTACAACCGACCTGTTCTACAATCGGCACAATCTCTACATGGGTTAGTTCTAAACATGTTCTGGAATATTAATCTAACTCTGAAATTACGGTTAAAATTTGAgagatatttaaaatattaggttCGAAGAAtgaatttagataaaaaaaataggcctatttaaaataaaagtcaAGCTCGAACTTGAGCTTTCAAAGCTCGAACCTGGCCCGGTTCACTTTTAAGTTTGTAATGTTTCATATCATGTaatcttttatatattatgtaatttataatacttgaatattaaatatatagtaatatataatactattataatgtaaacattaaaaatgttaagataattaaatataaattttaataaataaaaattataaaatcattaaatattaaattaaaataatataaatatattttattttatttgttaaaaaataaTATGGGTAGACCTAAAATGGGTTTGGTTTAGCTATTTATAAATATAAGGcgagtttagacaaaattttaaactcaCATTTCGGACTAGGTTGAGTTTAGGCAAGAATAAAATGTGTTAATATCATGCCTAAGCCCAACCCAAGTTCGGTCAGACTTAACCCACAAACATCTCTAATTAGctcaaataattatttaataaataaattatcttttattaaaatttaattttgtaatattttaatatattttatcttcATATACTTAAGTACGAGTTTAGAGAAATTTTTGAACAGAAAAGaatacattttattttatcatattactaaattgacatttaaaaatatttaaaaattaatttagagTTATTAGTTACAacgcttttttaaaaaattgcaataattttattgaCTCTAAAATAAAGTTATAacttgaatgaaaattttaacatatTCATTATTAATAAGTCAAAATAACTAATAATTAAGGTTAACATATTTTTTGAAatttctaaattattttttatttttataagtaaacCTTTGTACTTTTGAGTTTATCAATGTAATAAAACAAatttataactt
Above is a genomic segment from Gossypium arboreum isolate Shixiya-1 chromosome 8, ASM2569848v2, whole genome shotgun sequence containing:
- the LOC108468088 gene encoding short-chain dehydrogenase TIC 32 A, chloroplastic-like codes for the protein MLETLKYLIGSTGVSGFGSKSTAEEATETCPDLRSITAIITGATSGIGAETARVLAKRGARLVLPARNLKAAEEAKARIVSEFPESEIIVMALDLSSLTSVRNFVSELESLNLPVNILINNAGKFAHEHAISEDGIEMTFATNYLGHFLLTKLLLNTMMKTAKQTGVPGRIVNVSSSIHGWFSGDMIRYIGQISRSKSQYDATRAYALSKLANVLHTKELAQRLKQVDANVTVNCVHPGIVRTRLTREREGLITDLVFFLASKLLKTIPQAAATTCYVAAHPRLLNISGKYFADCNEAWTSKLGSNSNESAKLWAASEIMVSKHAKAVFDPLSAFDYHHM